A single window of Gossypium arboreum isolate Shixiya-1 chromosome 13, ASM2569848v2, whole genome shotgun sequence DNA harbors:
- the LOC108463042 gene encoding phosphate transporter PHO1 homolog 10-like, translating to MKFSKDFKRQMVPEWIEAYVDYDGLKRILREILHYNLSKKRETPLKSLEKKLSLHRTLSGLHRHTNGDVENQVTREGREIEIEFFRKLDEELNKINTFYKEQIEVVMDESTLLNKQLHALIALRLKVRSSCSNGACSPEHQEMGSLDSSSEVEMSEHRALEVSSNSLSGSEITDVILQGINQDDESTSVSENNTIEKSNGRPEEVGNNSTNQQGDPLEILERVKIRNTLESPLDTIKGVFKDSKHDDLCFKKDELKKVEAKLRLAFIEFYQKLRLVKQYSFMNLSALSKIMKSYEKITSRREARLYIQKIDNSYIGSSDEVNNLLERVEATFIKHFSNSNIQKGMKSLRPKTKTEKHSVTFWSGCFSGFSAALLIAVALRIETKKLMEEEGASYTVNIFPLYSIFAYIVLHLLIYAADIYFWRRFKINYPFIFGFKPGTELSYREVFLLGTGLAVLSLSCFLGNLYLDLGSTTQRYKTLTGLFPLGLVAIVLIILFCPFNIIYRSTRFFFIKSLFRCLCAPLYKVTLPDFFLADHVTSQVTAIRSLDLYICYYGLGERSQRESKCHGHGIYNVLYLAVPVIPFWLRFLQCIRRLFEEKEAMHGYSSVNYLLTIVAAIIRTICELKKGMAWMVLALVSSSVVVIVATYWDIVFDWGLLRRHSKNPYLRDKLLVPYKSVYFAAMALDVVLRIAWMQLVLEFKLHSLHRMAITTVVSCLEIIRRGIWSFFRIENEHLNNVGKYRAFKSVPLPFNYDEAEESSKDD from the exons ATGAAGTTCAGCAAAGACTTCAAGAGGCAAATGGTACCTGAATGGATAGAAGCCTATGTGGATTACGATGGTCTCAAACGTATTTTACGAGAGATTTTGCATTACAACCTAAGCAAGAAACGGGAAACACCCTTGAAATCCTTGGAGAAGAAGTTATCTCTGCATCGAACTCTTAGCGGTTTACATCGGCACACCAACGGAGATGTGGAGAACCAAGTGACTAGAGAAGGAAGAGAGATCGAGATCGAGTTCTTTAGGAAACTTGATGAAGAACTCAACAAGATCAATACATTTTATAAGGAACAGATAGAAGTAGTGATGGATGAATCAACTTTGCTGAATAAACAACTCCACGCTTTGATTGCCTTGCGGCTCAAGGTACGAAGCTCTTGCAGTAATGGTGCTTGTTCACCGGAACATCAGG AAATGGGGTCTCTGGATTCAAGTTCTGAAGTGGAGATGAGTGAACATCGTGCACTAGAAGTATCTTCCAACTCTCTTAGTG GAAGTGAAATCACGGATGTGATTCTCCAAGGGATAAACCAAGATGATGAATCAACGAGTGTCTCGGAGAACAATACGATTGAGAAGAGTAACGGTCGCCCGGAGGAAGTAGGCAACAACTCTACCAACCAACAAGGTGATCCCCTAGAAATCCTTGAGAGAGTGAAGATAAGAAACACCCTTGAATCTCCTCTAGATACCATAAAAGGTGTTTTCAAGGATTCCAAACATGATGACTTGTGTTTCAAGAAAGATGAACTGAAGAAAGTTGAAGCAAAGCTGAGACTGGCCTTTATTGAGTTCTATCAGAAGCTAAGGCTTGTAAAGCAATACAG TTTCATGAATCTCTCGGCATTATCCAAGATCATGAAATCATATGAAAAG ATTACATCAAGAAGGGAAGCAAGACTATACATTCAAAAAATCGACAACTCTTATATCGGAAGTTCTGATGAG GTGAATAATCTATTGGAAAGAGTTGAAGCTACCTTCATCAAGCACTTTTCGAATTCAAATATACAAAAAGGCATGAAATCATTGAGGCCAAAAACTAAGACAGAGAAGCACAGTGTAACATTCTGGTCTG GATGTTTTTCTGGTTTTTCAGCAGCATTGCTCATTGCTGTTGCTTTAAGAATAGAGACAAAGAAACTAATGGAGGAGGAGGGTGCCTCCTACACGGTTAACATTTTCCCACTTTACAG TATTTTTGCATATATTGTCCTGCATTTGCTCATATATGCTGCAGACATATACTTTTGGAGACGTTTTAAAATCAACTATCCGTTTATCTTCGGTTTCAAGCCGGGAACTGAGTTAAGCTATCGAGAAGTGTTCCTCCTCGGTACAGGTCTCGCTGTACTTTCATTAAGTTGTTTCCTGGGGAACTTGTACTTAGATTTGGGCTCTACAACTCAAAGATACAAGACATTAACTGGTCTTTTCCCTTTGGGCTTAGTTGCA ATTGTTCTGATCATATTGTTTTGCCCTTTTAACATCATATATCGGTCGACGCGTTTCTTCTTCATTAAGTCCTTATTTCGCTGCCTTTGCGCTCCTCTTTACAAG GTCACACTACCAGATTTCTTCTTGGCAGATCATGTCACCAGCCAG GTCACAGCTATAAGGAGTCTCGACCTTTATATTTGCTACTATGGTTTAGGAGAACGCTCCCAACGAGAAAGCAAATGCCATGGTCACGGTATTTACAATGTCCTTTATTTAGCCGTGCCGGTGATACCGTTCTGGCTCCGTTTCTTACAG TGCATTCGTCGATTGTTCGAGGAAAAAGAAGCTATGCACGGATACAGCAGCGTGAACTACCTCTTGACAATTGTTGCAGCTATCATTAGAACTATTTGTGAACTAAAGAAGGGAATGGCTTGGATGGTGTTGGCTTTGGTAAGCTCATCTGTAGTAGTAATAGTCGCTACATATTGGGATATCGTCTTCGACTGGGGACTTTTACGACGGCATTCGAAGAATCCTTATCTCAGAGATAAACTTCTAGTTCCATACAAAAGTGTTTACTTTGCAGCAATG GCCCTGGATGTAGTGTTGAGAATTGCTTGGATGCAGTTGGTGTTGGAATTTAAGTTGCACTCACTTCATAGAATGGCAATAACAACCGTAGTCTCTTGTCTGGAAATCATTCGTCGCGGTATTTGGAGCTTCTTCAG gatagagaatgaacacttGAACAACGTTGGAAAGTATCGAGCATTCAAATCGGTTCCGCTTCCTTTCAATTATGATGAAGCGGAGGAATCAAGCAAGGATGATTAA
- the LOC108462624 gene encoding alkane hydroxylase MAH1-like, producing MDSFIYSILIISILAFIIIRLILFFASKSCNGVPQKRLLLGMLSLLFPNLDVSVHDRTAEMLERSKGTIHIHQYSWFTGTKVLLTSDPANVCHVLSTNFSNYPKGSKWREHVDVLGDTLFSADFKEWEKERKLVRSLTSHHKFHQATTKIVWDRIQTGLIPVLQHASKLALLVDLQDLFQKLILDIAWMISIGYNPNFLGIEFRKDPFSVALEDACEAAFSRFLMPHSLWKLHRWLGIGKEKKLKHAWKTIDRVFADCISKKQEESAKGEDHQEGCNFEGVYCVTGEDKAFRSAPTRKGLRDNIVSFIFATQDTTSSVLTWFFYSVAKHPSVEAKIRDEIFKNNPQELNKLVYLHAALSETLRLFPPGPVLSRIAVEPDTLPSGHRINGNTNVVIAVHAMGRMTSIWGDDCHEFKPERWITEQGEIKRVSHYQFPAFSAGPRICLGKELAFMMMKATAATIIYNYDIEIPEDRPAEPKSSVVFHMKQGLMARINSRGT from the coding sequence ATGGATTCCTTTATTTACAGTATTCTTATCATCTCCATCTTAGCTTTTATTATTATAAGACTAATCCTCTTTTTTGCTTCTAAATCCTGCAATGGAGTCCCTCAGAAGAGGCTATTGCTAGGGATGTTATCGTTATTGTTTCCGAACCTGGACGTAAGCGTTCACGATAGAACTGCTGAAATGCTTGAAAGAAGCAAGGGAACAATACACATCCATCAATATTCATGGTTCACTGGCACCAAAGTCCTGCTCACCAGTGACCCTGCAAACGTCTGCCATGTACTAAGCACGAACTTTTCCAACTACCCCAAGGGGTCgaaatggagagaacatgtaGATGTTCTTGGAGACACCCTTTTCAGTGCCGATTTTAAAGagtgggagaaagaaagaaaactggTACGTTCTCTCACTAGTCACCACAAATTCCATCAGGCCACCACCAAGATTGTTTGGGACAGAATACAGACAGGGCTCATCCCTGTGCTTCAACATGCTTCGAAACTGGCTTTACTGGTTGACCTCCAAGATTTGTTTCAAAAACTCATCCTTGACATTGCTTGGATGATATCCATCGGCTACAATCCCAACTTTCTGGGGATCGAGTTTCGGAAAGATCCGTTCTCCGTGGCTTTAGAAGATGCATGTGAAGCGGCTTTTTCTCGTTTTCTAATGCCCCATAGTTTGTGGAAGTTACATAGGTGGCTAGGAATTggcaaagaaaagaaactaaaacatgcttggaaaACCATTGATCGTGTCTTTGCAGATTGCATATCTAAGAAGCAAGAAGAATCAGCCAAAGGGGAAGATCATCAGGAAGGCTGCAATTTTGAAGGTGTTTACTGCGTTACCGGGGAGGATAAGGCCTTCAGATCAGCACCTACTCGTAAAGGGTTGAGGGACAACATTGTCAGTTTCATATTTGCCACACAAGACACAACTAGTTCAGTTCTTACATGGTTCTTCTACAGTGTTGCCAAGCATCCATCTGTTGAAGCTAAAATCAGAgatgaaatatttaaaaataacccACAAGAACTGAACAAATTGGTGTATCTACATGCAGCATTAAGCGAAACATTGAGACTGTTCCCACCAGGACCAGTGCTGTCAAGAATAGCTGTTGAACCTGACACCCTCCCGAGCGGCCATAGAATCAATGGGAACACGAATGTTGTGATCGCAGTACACGCAATGGGAAGGATGACATCGATTTGGGGAGACGATTGTCATGAATTCAAGCCAGAGAGATGGATCACCGAGCAAGGAGAGATTAAACGCGTGTCACATTATCAGTTTCCGGCATTCAGTGCAGGGCCGAGGATTTGTCTAGGGAAGGAATTAGCATTTATGATGATGAAGGCAACTGCAGCAACGATTATCTATAACTACGATATTGAGATACCGGAGGATCGCCCAGCTGAACCCAAGAGTAGCGTTGTCTTCCACATGAAGCAGGGACTGATGGCTAGGATCAACAGTAGAGGAACTTGA